Proteins encoded by one window of Dioscorea cayenensis subsp. rotundata cultivar TDr96_F1 chromosome 20, TDr96_F1_v2_PseudoChromosome.rev07_lg8_w22 25.fasta, whole genome shotgun sequence:
- the LOC120251905 gene encoding BURP domain-containing protein 3-like isoform X2, producing the protein MKHFLSVLALILITTTSTHASTTQVYWHKMLPNSPMPRAIMDLISSDELGEEKTGTAVNVGKGGVVVNTGKSGGSGTNVNVGHGGVGVNVKGKGNTQVGVGKGGVNVNTGPKGKPVVVKVHPGGSPFDYNYAATETQVHDDPHVALFFLEKDLSPGSKFDLQFTKTTSGSPFLSRSQANTIPFSSNKLPGILTRFQVEPNSITAETMKKTLVECEEPAMDGESKFCATSLESMVEFSMMSLGTRDVQASSTTVKEKSGDVEVKKTFSVAPAGVRALGGEKLVACHAQPYPYAVFFCHATGKSKAYKMALEGNDGMKVEAVAVCHLDTAKWNSKHLAFQVLKVKPGSVPVCHFLPEDHVVWSVSK; encoded by the exons ATGAAGCACTTCTTAAGTGTCCTTGCTCTCATCTTG ATCACAACAACATCTACACATGCATCCACAACCCAAGTCTACTGGCATAAAATGCTACCCAACTCTCCCATGCCCAGAGCCATCATGGATCTCATATCCTctg ATGAACTTGGTGAAGAGAAGACAGGGACAGCAGTAAACGTAGGTAAAGGTGGAGTCGTAGTGAACACTGGGAAATCTGGAGGCAGTGGCACAAACGTCAACGTTGGTCATGGTGGTGTTGGAGTGAACGTCAAGGGAAAAGGTAACACCCAAGTTGGAGTTGGGAAAGGAGGTGTGAATGTGAACACTGGTCCCAAAGGAAAGCCAGTTGTGGTCAAGGTGCATCCTGGTGGAAGCCCCTTCGATTATAATTATGCTGCTACTGAGACTCAAGTCCATGATGATCCTCATGTAGCACTTTTCTTCCTGGAAAAGGATTTGAGCCCTGGTTCCAAATTTGATCTTCAGTTCACCAAGACGACCTCCGGGTCACCTTTTTTATCTCGTTCACAAGCAAACACCATTCCGTTCTCATCAAACAAGCTGCCTGGGATCCTAACTCGTTTTCAGGTAGAGCCAAACTCTATTACGGCTGAGACCATGAAGAAGACCCTAGTGGAGTGTGAAGAGCCGGCCATGGACGGGGAGAGTAAGTTCTGTGCTACGTCATTGGAATCCATGGTGGAGTTCAGCATGATGAGTTTGGGAACAAGAGACGTGCAGGCAAGCTCAACAACAGTGAAGGAGAAGAGTGGTGATGTTGAGGTGAAAAAGACTTTTAGTGTTGCTCCTGCCGGTGTACGTGCGTTGGGCGGAGAGAAGCTGGTGGCATGCCATGCGCAGCCATACCCTTACGCAGTGTTTTTCTGCCACGCAACGGGGAAGAGCAAGGCGTACAAGATGGCGCTGGAAGGGAATGATGGGATGAAAGTGGAAGCTGTGGCCGTGTGCCATCTTGATACGGCTAAGTGGAACTCGAAGCACTTGGCTTTCCAGGTGCTCAAGGTGAAGCCTGGGAGCGTCCCAGTTTGCCATTTCCTGCCAGAGGACCATGTTGTGTGGAGTGTTAGCAAGTAG
- the LOC120251905 gene encoding BURP domain-containing protein 3-like isoform X1 — MKHFLSVLALILITTTSTHASTTQVYWHKMLPNSPMPRAIMDLISSAADELGEEKTGTAVNVGKGGVVVNTGKSGGSGTNVNVGHGGVGVNVKGKGNTQVGVGKGGVNVNTGPKGKPVVVKVHPGGSPFDYNYAATETQVHDDPHVALFFLEKDLSPGSKFDLQFTKTTSGSPFLSRSQANTIPFSSNKLPGILTRFQVEPNSITAETMKKTLVECEEPAMDGESKFCATSLESMVEFSMMSLGTRDVQASSTTVKEKSGDVEVKKTFSVAPAGVRALGGEKLVACHAQPYPYAVFFCHATGKSKAYKMALEGNDGMKVEAVAVCHLDTAKWNSKHLAFQVLKVKPGSVPVCHFLPEDHVVWSVSK, encoded by the exons ATGAAGCACTTCTTAAGTGTCCTTGCTCTCATCTTG ATCACAACAACATCTACACATGCATCCACAACCCAAGTCTACTGGCATAAAATGCTACCCAACTCTCCCATGCCCAGAGCCATCATGGATCTCATATCCTctg ctGCAGATGAACTTGGTGAAGAGAAGACAGGGACAGCAGTAAACGTAGGTAAAGGTGGAGTCGTAGTGAACACTGGGAAATCTGGAGGCAGTGGCACAAACGTCAACGTTGGTCATGGTGGTGTTGGAGTGAACGTCAAGGGAAAAGGTAACACCCAAGTTGGAGTTGGGAAAGGAGGTGTGAATGTGAACACTGGTCCCAAAGGAAAGCCAGTTGTGGTCAAGGTGCATCCTGGTGGAAGCCCCTTCGATTATAATTATGCTGCTACTGAGACTCAAGTCCATGATGATCCTCATGTAGCACTTTTCTTCCTGGAAAAGGATTTGAGCCCTGGTTCCAAATTTGATCTTCAGTTCACCAAGACGACCTCCGGGTCACCTTTTTTATCTCGTTCACAAGCAAACACCATTCCGTTCTCATCAAACAAGCTGCCTGGGATCCTAACTCGTTTTCAGGTAGAGCCAAACTCTATTACGGCTGAGACCATGAAGAAGACCCTAGTGGAGTGTGAAGAGCCGGCCATGGACGGGGAGAGTAAGTTCTGTGCTACGTCATTGGAATCCATGGTGGAGTTCAGCATGATGAGTTTGGGAACAAGAGACGTGCAGGCAAGCTCAACAACAGTGAAGGAGAAGAGTGGTGATGTTGAGGTGAAAAAGACTTTTAGTGTTGCTCCTGCCGGTGTACGTGCGTTGGGCGGAGAGAAGCTGGTGGCATGCCATGCGCAGCCATACCCTTACGCAGTGTTTTTCTGCCACGCAACGGGGAAGAGCAAGGCGTACAAGATGGCGCTGGAAGGGAATGATGGGATGAAAGTGGAAGCTGTGGCCGTGTGCCATCTTGATACGGCTAAGTGGAACTCGAAGCACTTGGCTTTCCAGGTGCTCAAGGTGAAGCCTGGGAGCGTCCCAGTTTGCCATTTCCTGCCAGAGGACCATGTTGTGTGGAGTGTTAGCAAGTAG